Below is a window of Plectropomus leopardus isolate mb unplaced genomic scaffold, YSFRI_Pleo_2.0 unplaced_scaffold17282, whole genome shotgun sequence DNA.
gcctctttgtaGTCATGCTGTATTTCATTCGAGTcttttgtagctgttttgcatctttgtgcttgttttgtatctatttatggtcattttgagtctttttacagaaaaaatccAAATACAGCCTCAGACTCATCACAGTTCAGCTTTGGTGTCaccatttttattatcattctAAATTTTTAGGGTTattggttttcagttcagtcaaAACTGATCAGGAGGAAGACTCATGTGAGGCCACAATAATGtaaaaaccttttattttacaaaacaagatgaaggcCAGAGATATTTAGCTCGACCTCATGAACGACGGCACAGAATTTaccaaataaaaagtttttaaaaaacctgaaacaaaacaaaaaacttcctGTCGCATTTACAAAATCAGAAGGATCTGGAAACAACTGAAATCCAGGGACCGCCCCCTGCCCCGCCCCCTAAGAGTCTCTTTGTGTCCAGGGATCAAACTACTTCTTGGCGTACGTGATCTTCATGGCGCAGGTCGCTGTGATTCTGAAGCCCTGCAGCGCGTCTTTGGCCACGCCCGCCTGCGTGTCGCTCTCAAACTCCACGAAGGCGATGTCGTGTTTCCCCGGGACGAGCCGCACCTCTTTGAAACCAGgaaacctgaaaaacacaaaaaaaacaacttatcgAACACACGTTTCCTGTGAGGAAAATGACGGCGGCGCGGCGGCGGCGGACTCACTGGTTGAACAGCATGGAGAGCATCATCTCGTTGGTCTCTTCGGGCAGGTTGTTGAGGAACAGGATGTAGTTTGGCGGGTTGTCCGGCACCTGAGGAGGCAGCAGAGATCCTcttcagtttaaccctttaacactcaGGAATGCCTTCGCAAACCTTAGCATGTGTTAACAaactgcatcaatttattaaaatattttcccagCATAATGCAGTGTAAAAGTGCTGAAGTCAATGTAAttataaacacttaaaaataaatagatacaaatgaaaataaatctagtaaaagaaaaaactggtaaacataaggtgtcagagacataaaacagcatcaaaatagagcttttgatcaaaatagagccagaggaggatcccccacacccccgacagaggacacagctgagacactgatgtcctaaaatctgagaagtgtccttaaatccaagaaatgtcctgaaatcctaaaaaatggcccaatatccttgaaatgtcctttaatttgacaaatgtgctaaaaaaaatatatcctcaaaacgtcctgaaatccttgaaacgtcctgaaatccttgaaatgtcctgaaatcctggaaacatgtaatgtggccttctgtcattttgcaaaagcaggTCTAGTTTCTCTATTTGAGAGTAAAGAAAAGCTTTAATGTCCCCGAGGACATTAAAGGACACTTTTGCTTGCAGACGGTCAACAAT
It encodes the following:
- the LOC121964812 gene encoding U2 small nuclear ribonucleoprotein B''-like; protein product: GSLLPPQVPDNPPNYILFLNNLPEETNEMMLSMLFNQFPGFKEVRLVPGKHDIAFVEFESDTQAGVAKDALQGFRITATCAMKITYAKK